The Bacillota bacterium genome has a segment encoding these proteins:
- the thiE gene encoding thiamine phosphate synthase has product MNHLAAFFPAAWSDPSILEIREAIFCNWGARPDLGPFPALYVIIGGPLRGQRSYADLARAAVQEGARLVQLREKEGETGQLVEIAREMLEVCQSHGALFIVNDRVDVAAAAGADGVHLGQEDLSPQAARAILGPGKIIGVSVDNLSQAEAAVAAGSDYLGLGPVYPTVSKDCGVPPCGPDLVGEVARRGGLPVFAIGGVTPENTLPLLRAGAAGVAVISSFLGAPDPRKAVRAFLDVFHAFKSRK; this is encoded by the coding sequence TTGAACCACCTGGCAGCATTTTTTCCTGCTGCCTGGAGCGACCCGTCAATCCTGGAAATACGCGAAGCCATCTTTTGCAACTGGGGGGCCAGGCCAGACCTGGGACCTTTTCCTGCCCTTTATGTAATCATCGGCGGGCCCTTGCGTGGTCAAAGAAGTTACGCCGATCTCGCGCGGGCTGCCGTTCAGGAAGGGGCGCGGCTGGTGCAATTGCGGGAGAAGGAGGGAGAAACCGGGCAACTGGTAGAAATTGCGCGGGAGATGCTGGAGGTCTGCCAGAGCCACGGCGCCCTCTTCATCGTTAACGACCGTGTTGATGTGGCTGCCGCAGCCGGCGCCGATGGGGTCCACCTCGGCCAGGAGGACCTTTCGCCTCAAGCAGCGCGAGCCATTTTGGGGCCGGGAAAAATCATTGGCGTCTCTGTAGATAACTTATCTCAAGCCGAAGCCGCGGTGGCCGCGGGTTCTGATTACCTGGGGCTGGGGCCGGTTTACCCCACCGTAAGCAAAGACTGCGGTGTTCCCCCCTGCGGCCCCGATCTGGTGGGGGAAGTTGCAAGAAGGGGTGGGCTTCCTGTTTTTGCCATCGGTGGGGTTACTCCTGAAAACACCCTCCCCCTCCTCCGGGCCGGGGCTGCTGGGGTTGCCGTAATTTCCTCCTTTCTGGGTGCGCCCGACCCCCGGAAGGCGGTACGGGCCTTTCTTGACGTATTTCACGCTTTTAAGTCTCGAAAG
- a CDS encoding sulfide-dependent adenosine diphosphate thiazole synthase: MSSQIDDILISRLIVEEYAERLKDSLRLDVAVVGGGPAGLTAAFYLARAGCKTVVFEGRLSIGGGMWGGGIMFNRLVFQPTARPVLDDLGCRYREGESYLTADSVETVARLAVKACEVGTVILNGFTVEDVMYREGRVCGVVVNWTANVRAGLHVDPITVGARAVVDATGHDASVVRVAHQKSKLALKTPDGKMQGEGSMWAEVGEKLIVENTGEVAPGLYVAGMAVSAVWGGPRMGPIFGGMLLSGKKVAEQIIRALKVNTEN, translated from the coding sequence ATGAGTTCCCAAATCGACGACATCCTCATCTCCCGCCTGATCGTCGAGGAGTACGCGGAAAGGTTAAAGGATTCGCTCAGGTTAGACGTGGCCGTTGTGGGAGGAGGGCCTGCCGGGTTGACGGCGGCCTTCTACCTGGCACGGGCCGGTTGCAAGACCGTAGTTTTCGAAGGCCGCCTGAGCATCGGAGGCGGCATGTGGGGAGGCGGGATCATGTTTAACCGCCTCGTCTTCCAGCCTACCGCGCGGCCTGTTCTGGATGATCTGGGTTGCCGCTACCGGGAGGGCGAAAGCTACTTGACCGCCGATTCGGTGGAAACCGTGGCGCGCTTAGCGGTCAAAGCCTGCGAGGTAGGTACCGTGATTTTGAACGGTTTTACGGTGGAGGATGTCATGTACCGGGAAGGGCGCGTCTGCGGGGTCGTGGTCAACTGGACTGCGAACGTGCGGGCCGGCCTTCACGTAGATCCCATTACGGTGGGAGCCCGTGCCGTTGTTGACGCTACCGGTCATGACGCCTCTGTCGTCAGGGTGGCCCACCAGAAATCAAAATTAGCACTTAAGACCCCTGACGGTAAAATGCAGGGGGAGGGCTCGATGTGGGCAGAAGTGGGGGAGAAGCTGATCGTGGAAAATACCGGCGAAGTGGCACCAGGGCTTTATGTAGCCGGAATGGCCGTTAGCGCTGTCTGGGGAGGTCCCCGGATGGGCCCGATTTTTGGAGGGATGCTCTTATCTGGGAAAAAGGTGGCAGAACAGATCATCAGGGCCCTGAAAGTGAATACGGAAAATTGA
- a CDS encoding gamma-glutamyl-gamma-aminobutyrate hydrolase family protein: MVKPVIGITTAHHLEEDYFFCRKMYIEAIEKGGGIPLLLPPVNDNALLKAYADLIGGLLLSGGGDIHPHYFGEEPHWKLGEVSPERDRFEVNLVREILFTGKPVLGICRGVQVLNAALGGTLYQDLQSQLPHSLQHQQEAPRGHPTHRIRVREESRLARILGAIDFRVNSLHHQAVKDVAPGLQAVACAEDGVIEAVEGCEHPFLVGVQWHPEALETDPAAATLFRAFVQAASK, encoded by the coding sequence TTGGTAAAGCCCGTGATCGGTATTACGACTGCCCATCATCTGGAAGAGGATTATTTTTTTTGCCGCAAGATGTACATCGAGGCGATTGAAAAAGGGGGCGGTATTCCGCTTCTACTCCCCCCTGTAAACGATAACGCTTTGCTTAAAGCTTACGCGGACCTGATTGGCGGTCTCCTCTTGTCCGGAGGGGGCGACATCCATCCTCATTATTTTGGGGAAGAGCCCCACTGGAAGCTGGGGGAGGTCTCTCCGGAAAGGGATCGCTTCGAGGTCAATTTAGTCCGGGAGATTCTCTTTACAGGCAAACCGGTGTTAGGAATTTGCCGGGGCGTTCAGGTTCTTAATGCTGCGCTGGGAGGCACCCTTTACCAGGATTTGCAAAGCCAGTTACCCCATTCCCTCCAGCACCAGCAAGAGGCCCCCCGCGGGCATCCCACCCACAGGATCAGGGTGCGCGAGGAGAGCCGCCTTGCCCGTATTCTGGGCGCAATTGACTTCCGCGTGAACAGTCTGCACCACCAGGCCGTTAAGGATGTGGCTCCGGGACTGCAGGCCGTGGCCTGTGCGGAAGACGGTGTGATTGAGGCGGTAGAAGGGTGTGAACACCCTTTCCTGGTAGGTGTCCAGTGGCATCCCGAGGCTTTGGAAACCGATCCGGCGGCAGCCACTCTTTTTCGGGCCTTTGTTCAAGCAGCTTCGAAGTAA
- a CDS encoding BTAD domain-containing putative transcriptional regulator, with the protein MIERQFINGPAKEKSLKISCLSSFELYREGCLIPRSVWRNRKSLLLFLYLLMNRDRPVSQEHLLKLFWPDKDSRGARHNLSVAIYNIRRILEPELEKGRKSFYLSNQYHIYQFHSPPHFWYDVDVFTRGWERGNALVRQGERSQAWEVFTVVEQLYKTGYLSEVQNVGWIEEERKRLREIYVEMVLWLCAEAYRRQDYNTAVWYARKALAHDSCREEAYQWLMRAYLRLGKRTAAIQQYEICHDLLKKNYGLVPLQETRDLYRRILQGGEREDE; encoded by the coding sequence TTGATCGAGCGCCAGTTCATAAACGGGCCGGCAAAGGAGAAATCTTTAAAAATTTCTTGTTTAAGCAGTTTTGAGTTGTACCGGGAAGGGTGTTTAATTCCGCGTTCGGTGTGGAGGAACCGGAAGTCCCTTCTTCTCTTTCTGTATCTTCTCATGAACCGCGACCGGCCGGTTTCCCAGGAGCACTTGTTAAAACTTTTCTGGCCGGATAAAGATAGCAGGGGGGCGCGCCATAACCTTTCTGTGGCGATTTATAACATCAGGCGCATTCTCGAACCGGAGTTAGAAAAAGGACGGAAATCCTTTTATCTCTCGAATCAGTATCATATTTATCAGTTTCATTCCCCGCCCCATTTCTGGTACGATGTGGATGTCTTCACCCGGGGCTGGGAAAGAGGAAACGCTCTTGTCCGTCAGGGTGAACGGTCTCAGGCCTGGGAAGTTTTCACGGTGGTTGAGCAGCTTTATAAGACCGGGTATCTTTCTGAAGTGCAAAACGTAGGATGGATCGAGGAGGAACGCAAGCGCCTCCGTGAAATCTATGTGGAAATGGTTTTATGGCTTTGTGCCGAGGCTTACCGGCGGCAGGACTACAATACTGCTGTTTGGTATGCCCGCAAAGCGCTGGCGCATGACTCCTGCAGGGAAGAGGCATACCAGTGGCTGATGCGCGCTTACCTGCGCCTGGGAAAAAGAACTGCAGCGATTCAGCAGTACGAGATTTGCCACGATCTCTTAAAAAAGAACTACGGCCTGGTTCCTCTTCAGGAAACCCGGGATCTTTATCGAAGGATTCTCCAGGGTGGGGAAAGAGAGGATGAATAA